One window of the Candidatus Zixiibacteriota bacterium genome contains the following:
- the secA gene encoding Protein translocase subunit SecA, whose amino-acid sequence MANIITKIFGTKHDRDIKRISPQIEEINEEFEKLASLSDEQLIAKTEEFRKRLAEGETTDELLPEAFAVVKDACRRLVGKSWDVAGIEIEWNMVPYDVQLIGGIVLHEGKIAEMATGEGKTLVATLPTYLNALTGKGVHIVTVNDYLAKRDSQWMGRIFEFLGLKVGCIQNEMDNAARRNEYNKDITYGTNNEFGFDYLRDNMAQTVEDRVQRGFNYAIVDEVDSVLIDEARTPLIISGQVESDLHQRFAEMQPIVHALVRKQTALINEKIAQAEKYLSEESSEHSYDAGRLLLEVSRGGPKNKKFLKLIKEPGMRELMTSVESDYLRDKKLYEVDESLFYVIDEKENSINLTDNGRTQLPKAEQELFTIPDISEGLHEIETDTSLTAEQKTKKIDDLYRIHGERSEKVHSISQILKAYTLFEKDVEYVVQDGKILIVDEFTGRLMPGRRYSDGLHQAIEAKENVRIEGESQTLATITLQNYFRMYEKLAGMTGTAETEAQEFWDIYKLDVVSIPPNEPVRRIDFNDEIYLTRREKYNAIIEEIIDCYNAKRPVLVGTVSVEVSETLSRMLKRAGVPHNVLNAKFHQMEAEIVSKAGQAGAVTIATNMAGRGTDIKLGPGVVKHQNCALVSPRTDEEICPFIKDLKCREKVPCGLHIMGTERHESRRIDRQLRGRSGRQGDPGSSKFYLSLEDDLMRLFGSDRLARVMSSMGVKEGEVITHRMVTKAIERAQKRVELQNFAIRKHTLEYDDVMNSQREVIYDRRLAALEKESIKDEILELIESVLRGIIDQYCPPKEYSENWDWTGMKAELLRTFLLNLDTKEAEYPSFTHESLFDRLHEAVLGFYGQKEKLYGDDIMRRLERYAVLMTIDKHWRDHMYEMDQLKTGIGLRAYGQRDPLVEYKREAFAIFAEMIQTIDREIVGMVYKLQVNLPEKTLEERRREAARARMMAVHQDTTGMGINSARPDEERAASPMAEASQSGKPKPFKRTVPKVGRNDPCPCGSGKKYKKCHGAAE is encoded by the coding sequence ATGGCAAATATAATAACCAAAATTTTCGGCACCAAGCATGACCGGGATATAAAGAGAATATCCCCCCAGATTGAAGAAATAAATGAGGAATTCGAAAAACTCGCCTCTCTCTCCGATGAGCAGTTAATCGCCAAGACCGAGGAGTTCCGCAAGCGCCTGGCCGAAGGCGAAACGACCGACGAACTCCTGCCGGAAGCATTCGCGGTGGTGAAGGACGCCTGTCGCCGCCTGGTGGGCAAATCATGGGATGTGGCCGGTATCGAAATCGAATGGAACATGGTTCCTTACGATGTGCAGTTGATCGGCGGGATTGTTCTGCACGAAGGGAAAATCGCCGAAATGGCCACCGGCGAAGGAAAAACCCTGGTGGCGACATTGCCCACTTATCTCAACGCCCTGACAGGAAAAGGGGTGCATATTGTCACGGTCAATGATTACCTCGCCAAACGCGACTCGCAATGGATGGGGCGGATATTCGAATTTCTCGGCCTGAAAGTCGGATGTATTCAGAACGAGATGGATAACGCCGCCCGCCGCAACGAATATAATAAGGATATTACCTACGGCACCAATAACGAATTCGGCTTCGATTATCTTCGCGATAACATGGCCCAGACGGTCGAGGACCGGGTGCAACGCGGTTTCAATTACGCCATCGTCGACGAAGTCGACTCGGTTTTGATCGATGAAGCAAGAACGCCTCTGATTATTTCGGGACAGGTGGAAAGCGACCTGCATCAGCGTTTCGCCGAAATGCAGCCGATTGTCCACGCCCTGGTCCGCAAGCAAACGGCCCTGATAAACGAAAAAATCGCCCAGGCCGAAAAGTATTTGAGCGAGGAAAGTTCCGAGCACAGTTACGACGCCGGACGGCTTCTGCTGGAGGTCTCCCGGGGGGGACCCAAGAACAAAAAATTCCTGAAACTAATCAAGGAGCCGGGCATGAGGGAACTCATGACCAGCGTGGAATCGGATTATCTTCGCGACAAAAAATTGTATGAGGTCGATGAAAGTCTTTTCTATGTTATCGATGAGAAGGAAAACTCGATCAATCTGACCGATAACGGCCGTACCCAATTGCCTAAGGCCGAGCAGGAACTTTTCACGATCCCGGATATAAGCGAAGGGTTACACGAAATCGAGACCGATACATCGCTGACGGCCGAACAGAAGACCAAAAAAATCGACGACTTATACCGGATCCACGGGGAGCGTTCCGAGAAGGTCCATTCCATCAGCCAGATTCTGAAGGCCTATACCCTGTTCGAGAAAGATGTCGAGTATGTCGTCCAGGACGGCAAGATTTTGATTGTCGATGAATTCACCGGCCGGCTGATGCCGGGACGACGCTATTCCGACGGACTCCACCAGGCGATCGAAGCGAAGGAAAATGTCCGAATCGAAGGGGAATCGCAGACGCTGGCGACTATCACCCTCCAGAACTATTTCCGCATGTACGAGAAACTGGCCGGTATGACCGGGACCGCGGAGACCGAGGCCCAGGAGTTTTGGGATATCTATAAACTCGATGTCGTCTCCATTCCGCCCAACGAACCGGTCCGGCGAATCGATTTCAACGATGAAATCTATCTGACCCGCCGCGAGAAATACAACGCCATTATCGAAGAAATAATCGATTGCTATAACGCCAAGCGGCCGGTTCTGGTCGGCACGGTTTCGGTCGAAGTTTCAGAGACTCTCTCGCGCATGTTGAAACGTGCCGGCGTGCCTCACAATGTTCTCAACGCCAAATTCCACCAGATGGAAGCGGAGATTGTCTCCAAAGCCGGTCAAGCCGGCGCCGTCACGATCGCCACCAACATGGCCGGACGAGGCACCGATATCAAACTCGGGCCGGGGGTGGTCAAACATCAGAACTGCGCTTTGGTTTCGCCGCGCACCGACGAGGAAATTTGTCCCTTCATCAAGGATCTGAAATGCCGGGAGAAGGTCCCCTGCGGTTTACATATCATGGGCACCGAAAGGCATGAATCGCGGCGTATCGACCGCCAGTTGCGCGGCCGGTCCGGGCGCCAGGGCGATCCCGGTTCATCGAAATTCTATCTTTCGCTCGAAGATGACCTGATGCGGCTGTTCGGATCGGACCGGCTGGCCCGGGTCATGAGCAGTATGGGGGTCAAGGAAGGCGAAGTTATCACGCATCGGATGGTCACCAAGGCGATCGAACGAGCCCAGAAACGGGTGGAACTGCAGAATTTCGCCATCCGTAAACACACCCTCGAGTACGACGATGTCATGAATTCCCAGCGGGAAGTGATATATGACCGCCGCCTGGCCGCGCTCGAGAAAGAATCGATAAAAGATGAAATTCTGGAACTGATTGAATCGGTTCTTCGGGGGATAATCGATCAGTATTGCCCTCCCAAGGAATACTCCGAAAACTGGGATTGGACCGGGATGAAGGCCGAACTCCTGCGGACGTTTCTTCTCAATCTCGATACCAAGGAAGCCGAGTACCCGTCGTTCACCCATGAATCGCTGTTCGACCGCCTGCACGAAGCGGTTCTGGGATTTTACGGCCAGAAAGAGAAACTGTACGGCGACGATATCATGCGGCGGCTCGAACGCTATGCCGTTCTGATGACGATCGACAAGCACTGGCGCGATCATATGTATGAAATGGATCAACTGAAAACCGGTATCGGGCTGCGGGCCTACGGTCAGCGCGATCCGCTGGTGGAATATAAACGGGAGGCCTTTGCCATCTTTGCCGAGATGATCCAGACCATCGACCGGGAAATTGTCGGAATGGTTTACAAACTTCAGGTGAACCTGCCGGAAAAAACTCTGGAGGAACGGCGCCGGGAGGCGGCCCGGGCACGCATGATGGCGGTGCATCAGGATACGACCGGCATGGGCATAAATTCGGCCCGTCCCGACGAGGAACGGGCGGCCAGCCCGATGGCGGAGGCCTCGCAGAGCGGCAAGCCGAAACCGTTCAAGAGAACCGTCCCGAAAGTCGGGCGGAACGATCCCTGTCCCTGCGGGAGCGGGAAGAAATACAAGAAATGCCACGGCGCCGCCGAATAA
- a CDS encoding conserved exported hypothetical protein (Evidence 4 : Unknown function but conserved in other organisms) → MKTLCRLVLILNLSALLYGADTTRIVIGWDGTHYNPPESGYKLGLALSGGGARGLAHVGVIKALEEAGLHINAIAGTSIGGIVGGLYACGYDADSLEKIIRAINFSSLFSDRPSRTALYLTQRTEKERYLLSVRFNGLRPYIPQGLTAGQRLTDLITSLTLKANYISGGSFSRMEIPFRTVTTDIVSGKEVVLDSGNLADAMRATMAFPLAFTGVDRDGQILMDGGMLDPIPIDVVHSIENNLDLVIAVNTTSDLLPKNKINDPIDIAGQVTTIMTQDQKMAGLKAADVVITPDLTGYYNSDFDQAPALIEKGYEAGWEEVPLIMKKLNENCAHDSLYIGAVRLTDTAPNFDTAAVGLPSPGYIRRTDLKKMLNEIFRKENLLLLEARLIGDSSDFPGQNKMILEISMIPQPETKSLKINIYGNEIFSDSVITTLLEDGAVRLSSENINIFSRKLRQLYRDRGFDLAYVRRLSYSPSDRTLDIDIDEAAVERIEISGNRRTKNWLIRSNLPFQEGEPLGTKEATQGIRNIYNTGLFDRVAMNILPGKSGAIVRINVEEEKYTQMRFGWHWQDEYRSEEFAEILDDNLFGAGQEFMIHGQYGRWRQKYEVSLKADRFFSTYLTYRASAYYNILERQLYDPRGEAIASRRERRQGIGLVLGQQIARLGTVTGEIRWEEINNKYAPGGLKEKNRLRTLGLRSLVETFDRYSFPNRGKKHLFYIEYNTDILGGXNRXTKLFSSIESYFPITRRFNFHPKLAVGWTDTGEKVPVSEKFYIGGPYSFPGFHTDELYGDKMVLANFELRHNLPYDFYLTARFDAGEVYASADQIKLRHLRQGYGFSAAYDSPLGPIDIGYGKAGSHPGRWYLNIGLQF, encoded by the coding sequence GTGAAAACTCTCTGTAGACTTGTACTCATTTTAAATTTGAGTGCCCTGCTTTACGGGGCCGATACTACCCGGATCGTTATCGGCTGGGATGGGACTCATTATAATCCTCCGGAATCGGGCTACAAACTGGGTCTGGCCCTCTCCGGCGGCGGGGCCCGCGGCCTGGCGCATGTCGGCGTTATCAAGGCCCTCGAAGAGGCCGGTCTTCATATCAACGCTATCGCCGGAACCTCGATCGGGGGGATTGTCGGCGGCCTCTACGCCTGCGGTTACGATGCCGACAGCCTTGAAAAAATTATCCGCGCTATCAATTTCTCATCGCTCTTTTCGGATCGGCCGTCGCGGACCGCCTTATACTTGACGCAACGGACCGAAAAAGAGCGGTACCTGCTATCGGTGCGATTCAACGGCCTCCGGCCCTATATCCCCCAGGGTCTGACCGCCGGGCAGAGACTGACCGATTTGATAACCTCTCTTACGCTCAAGGCCAATTATATTTCCGGCGGATCATTTTCCCGAATGGAAATTCCCTTCCGAACCGTCACCACCGACATTGTCAGCGGAAAAGAGGTGGTGCTCGATAGCGGCAATCTGGCCGATGCCATGCGCGCCACTATGGCCTTTCCCCTGGCGTTTACCGGGGTTGACCGGGACGGCCAAATCCTGATGGATGGCGGCATGCTGGACCCGATCCCGATCGATGTCGTTCACAGCATCGAGAATAATCTGGATCTGGTCATTGCCGTCAATACCACCAGTGACCTTCTGCCCAAAAATAAAATCAATGATCCGATTGATATCGCCGGACAGGTGACGACTATCATGACTCAGGATCAGAAAATGGCCGGCCTGAAAGCCGCCGATGTCGTGATTACGCCGGATCTGACCGGATACTACAATTCCGATTTCGACCAGGCCCCGGCCTTGATCGAGAAAGGGTACGAGGCCGGTTGGGAAGAAGTTCCCCTGATTATGAAGAAACTGAACGAAAATTGCGCTCACGACTCGCTTTATATCGGCGCCGTCCGCCTGACCGACACGGCCCCGAATTTCGATACCGCGGCGGTCGGCTTGCCGTCGCCGGGATATATCAGGCGGACCGATTTGAAAAAAATGCTCAACGAAATATTCCGGAAGGAAAACTTGTTATTACTGGAGGCCCGGCTCATCGGCGATTCCTCCGATTTTCCCGGCCAAAACAAGATGATTCTGGAAATAAGTATGATTCCCCAGCCGGAAACGAAAAGTCTTAAGATCAATATTTACGGCAATGAGATTTTTAGCGACTCCGTCATCACGACCCTCCTGGAAGACGGCGCTGTACGGTTGTCTTCCGAAAATATAAACATCTTCTCCCGGAAATTGCGCCAACTGTATCGAGATAGGGGATTCGATCTCGCCTACGTGCGTCGCCTGAGTTACTCTCCATCCGACCGGACGCTCGACATTGATATCGATGAGGCCGCGGTGGAACGAATAGAAATTTCCGGCAACCGCCGCACCAAGAATTGGCTGATCCGCTCCAATTTGCCTTTTCAGGAAGGGGAACCGCTCGGCACGAAAGAAGCCACCCAGGGGATCAGAAATATTTACAACACCGGTCTCTTCGATCGGGTCGCCATGAATATTCTTCCGGGAAAAAGCGGTGCCATCGTGCGGATAAATGTCGAAGAGGAAAAATATACCCAGATGCGCTTCGGCTGGCACTGGCAGGATGAATACCGGAGCGAGGAATTCGCCGAAATTCTCGACGACAATCTTTTCGGCGCCGGACAGGAATTTATGATTCATGGGCAGTACGGACGATGGCGGCAGAAGTACGAGGTTTCTCTCAAGGCCGATCGCTTTTTTTCGACGTACCTGACCTACCGGGCCAGCGCTTATTACAATATTTTGGAGCGGCAGTTGTATGATCCGCGGGGAGAGGCTATTGCCTCGCGCCGGGAACGAAGACAGGGGATCGGCTTGGTTCTGGGCCAGCAGATCGCCCGGCTGGGAACGGTGACCGGCGAAATCAGGTGGGAGGAAATAAACAATAAATATGCTCCGGGCGGACTTAAAGAGAAGAATCGTCTCCGCACCCTGGGACTCCGCTCGCTCGTGGAGACATTCGACCGCTACTCCTTTCCCAACCGCGGCAAGAAGCACCTGTTCTATATAGAATACAATACCGACATTCTCGGCGGACANAACCGCTTNACGAAACTNTTCAGTTCGATCGAATCATATTTCCCCATTACCCGGCGGTTCAATTTCCACCCTAAACTCGCCGTCGGCTGGACCGATACCGGTGAAAAGGTTCCTGTCTCGGAAAAATTCTATATCGGCGGGCCTTATTCTTTCCCCGGTTTCCATACCGATGAATTGTACGGCGACAAAATGGTCCTGGCCAACTTCGAACTGCGTCACAATCTGCCGTATGATTTTTATTTGACAGCCCGATTCGACGCGGGCGAAGTATATGCCTCGGCCGATCAGATCAAACTCCGTCATTTGCGCCAAGGGTACGGTTTCTCCGCGGCTTATGATTCACCCCTGGGACCGATTGATATCGGTTACGGCAAAGCGGGGAGCCACCCGGGACGATGGTATCTGAATATCGGTCTCCAATTCTAA
- the rsgA gene encoding putative ribosome biogenesis GTPase RsgA (Evidence 3 : Putative function from multiple computational evidences) — MAVEGTVIRGHGKSFIVRCQDRELFCEIRGKLKFIARATTPVAVGDNVTVTLNPDGTGIIESVAERATMFCRPAKGLIGKRQILAANLDQLAVVGSTANPALKTGLLDRFIIAAEMGNLKPIVIINKIDLERPAILIDLERGYRAINVPIFFVSAKTGEGCDNLLDILKNHNTLLGGHSGVGKSALLNRLIPGLNIRTGEISVSTDRGIHTTTHIELFALPQGGYVADSPGLKVMGFIEIDKERLDSYYPEMHPYLEKCRFAGCAHMEEPGCAVKEAVEKGEIPEFRYQSYLSIRQSL; from the coding sequence ATGGCGGTTGAAGGAACTGTAATCCGGGGGCATGGGAAGTCCTTCATAGTTCGTTGTCAGGACCGAGAACTCTTCTGCGAAATCAGAGGCAAATTGAAATTTATCGCCCGCGCGACCACGCCCGTGGCGGTCGGCGATAATGTTACGGTCACGCTTAACCCCGACGGCACCGGCATAATCGAATCGGTGGCGGAGCGCGCCACCATGTTCTGCCGTCCGGCCAAGGGTCTGATCGGCAAAAGGCAGATTCTGGCCGCCAATCTCGATCAACTGGCGGTGGTCGGTTCGACCGCCAATCCGGCTCTCAAAACGGGGCTTTTGGACAGATTTATTATCGCCGCGGAAATGGGAAATCTGAAACCGATTGTCATAATCAATAAAATTGATCTGGAGCGCCCCGCCATTCTCATTGATCTTGAGAGAGGTTACCGGGCCATTAATGTCCCGATTTTTTTTGTATCAGCCAAAACCGGGGAGGGGTGTGATAACCTTCTCGATATTCTCAAAAATCATAACACTCTGCTGGGTGGTCACTCCGGCGTCGGCAAGAGCGCTCTTCTCAATAGACTGATTCCGGGATTAAACATCAGAACCGGCGAAATCTCCGTTTCAACCGATCGGGGCATACATACTACGACCCATATTGAACTTTTCGCTCTGCCTCAGGGGGGATATGTGGCCGATTCTCCCGGCCTTAAGGTCATGGGATTTATTGAGATAGATAAAGAGAGACTGGATTCGTATTATCCCGAAATGCACCCCTATCTGGAAAAGTGCCGTTTTGCCGGGTGCGCCCATATGGAGGAACCGGGATGCGCGGTCAAGGAAGCAGTGGAAAAAGGGGAGATTCCGGAGTTTCGCTATCAGAGTTATCTCTCTATCCGCCAATCGCTTTAA
- a CDS encoding hypothetical protein (Evidence 5 : Unknown function), translating to MFDRKGMKKLQKPSRKGRKVQEWEHTVRKDQERRFQEKKKESRRTIRRPEDDERVDWRDLLAEEEDESVHGG from the coding sequence ATGTTTGACAGAAAAGGAATGAAGAAACTGCAGAAACCCTCCCGCAAGGGACGCAAAGTCCAGGAATGGGAACACACCGTCAGAAAAGATCAGGAACGGCGTTTCCAGGAAAAGAAAAAAGAGAGTCGCCGAACGATTCGCCGCCCCGAAGATGACGAGCGGGTCGACTGGCGCGACCTCCTTGCGGAAGAGGAAGACGAATCAGTGCATGGCGGTTGA
- a CDS encoding putative Peptidase M16 domain protein (Evidence 3 : Putative function from multiple computational evidences), with the protein MKSRIVIWITLLLTVSLSAYAVNPRDMKFPDLKFNPPEPMRFVTDNGTVVFFLEDHQLPVMSVSIMFHGGSAYDPADKIGLSDITATLLRTGGAGQRTSDQVDEDLDFVGASIVSQASSDYLAMVLKCLKKDLDLGLGIFADMLQHPLFDTAKISLELSNRKDAIRRQNDDPGMLTRRIFYETIYAGHPYGYFPTLASTDNISRDGLLTCYNEYYNPDNAVMSITGDITLDELKGLLNKYFGKWAKGNKTITPPPIATMQYKPGVYYVRKDINQANIRMGELIMTDKNPDRHAMDVLNFALGGGGFTSRLTGQIRTTAGLAYSVGSYTYYRPEMGSFFAICQTKAETMGEATRMMLDIINQVKDSGITQQEMDMAKESLINSFVFNYATPDQIVDASAIMEIGGFPPDQMKRDLEAFKAVTLADCNRVAAKYLDPKNMAIIITGAKENFDKPLDTFGPVTDVPLEIK; encoded by the coding sequence ATGAAATCTCGCATTGTCATATGGATTACCTTGCTTTTGACAGTGAGTCTGTCGGCGTATGCCGTCAATCCCCGGGATATGAAATTCCCGGATTTGAAATTCAACCCGCCGGAGCCGATGCGGTTCGTGACCGACAACGGCACGGTGGTCTTTTTCCTCGAGGATCATCAATTGCCGGTGATGTCGGTTTCGATAATGTTCCACGGCGGTTCGGCGTACGATCCGGCCGACAAGATCGGCTTGTCCGATATTACCGCGACTCTACTTCGCACCGGCGGGGCGGGCCAAAGAACATCCGATCAGGTCGATGAGGATCTGGATTTTGTCGGCGCCAGCATCGTCAGTCAGGCTTCAAGCGACTATCTGGCCATGGTCCTCAAATGCCTGAAAAAGGATCTTGATCTGGGACTGGGCATATTTGCCGACATGCTCCAGCATCCCCTGTTCGACACCGCCAAAATATCCCTGGAACTATCGAACCGCAAAGATGCCATTCGCCGTCAGAATGACGATCCAGGAATGCTGACAAGGCGGATATTTTATGAGACCATTTATGCCGGGCACCCGTACGGTTATTTCCCGACCCTGGCAAGCACCGATAATATCTCGCGCGACGGCCTATTGACCTGCTACAACGAATATTACAACCCCGATAACGCCGTGATGTCGATCACCGGAGACATTACTCTCGATGAATTGAAAGGACTTCTAAATAAATATTTCGGGAAATGGGCGAAAGGGAACAAAACCATTACCCCGCCGCCGATCGCGACGATGCAGTACAAGCCCGGGGTTTATTATGTCCGCAAGGATATCAATCAGGCCAATATCCGAATGGGAGAGTTAATCATGACCGACAAAAATCCGGATCGTCACGCCATGGATGTCCTGAATTTTGCCCTGGGCGGCGGCGGATTCACGTCACGGCTGACGGGACAAATCAGAACCACAGCCGGACTGGCCTATTCGGTGGGAAGTTATACGTACTATCGCCCGGAGATGGGGAGTTTCTTCGCCATCTGTCAGACCAAGGCCGAAACCATGGGTGAGGCGACCCGGATGATGCTGGATATCATAAATCAGGTCAAAGACAGCGGTATCACCCAGCAGGAAATGGACATGGCCAAAGAATCGCTCATTAATAGTTTTGTTTTCAATTATGCTACGCCCGACCAGATTGTCGATGCCAGCGCCATTATGGAAATCGGCGGTTTTCCGCCCGATCAGATGAAAAGAGATCTGGAGGCGTTTAAAGCGGTCACGCTGGCCGACTGCAACCGGGTGGCGGCCAAGTACCTCGATCCCAAAAATATGGCCATCATTATCACCGGGGCGAAAGAAAACTTCGACAAGCCGCTCGACACTTTCGGGCCGGTGACCGATGTCCCGCTCGAAATCAAATAA
- a CDS encoding Peptidase M16 domain protein, whose product MKRYLPGLVWLTLTVILTAGIVTAQDQMQFPVQQFTLPNGLNFLVVERHTAPVFSGYISVAVGSAYEVRGDIGSAHLLEHMMFKGSQNIGTTNYAAESVLMAKEDSVWDKIDRARQDLIYIRLNQPARAEDQQRYIDSLKIVLDTLTAQSSQYVVQNEFDRIYTRNGAAEFNAETGYDRTKYYVSLPSNRVELWFAMESDRLKHPAFREFFPERDVVSEERRLSVENNPGSKLYEQLIGTAFIAHPYQVYWEWQSEENNLTRSDLNNFFKTYYIPQRMTIAVVGDVKLEEVKKLAEKYFGDIPAGKQPEPIYTVEPPQPGERRVDAELDGSPTIYIAYHAVAFNSSEQAPFQVIGRLLGDGRTSRLYKALVIDNPLCLDISVGAFPGGELGDDAPDIFVIYAYPKEGVTLAAVEKGVYDELAKLDSTPVSDHELQKIKNRLDAEFIWGFYSNLGLADRLATAQNQAHDWHYLLKMRNNLKAVTAADIMTVAKKYFTSENRTVATLIPKVAGGAE is encoded by the coding sequence ATGAAAAGGTATCTGCCAGGTTTGGTCTGGCTGACTTTGACGGTCATTCTAACCGCTGGAATCGTCACGGCTCAGGATCAGATGCAGTTCCCGGTCCAGCAATTCACGCTCCCCAACGGGCTGAATTTCCTGGTGGTCGAGCGGCACACGGCGCCGGTATTTTCCGGTTATATCAGTGTCGCGGTCGGCTCGGCATATGAAGTGCGGGGGGATATCGGATCGGCGCATCTTCTCGAACATATGATGTTCAAGGGCTCACAAAATATCGGGACCACCAATTATGCGGCGGAATCAGTCCTTATGGCCAAGGAAGATTCTGTCTGGGATAAAATCGACCGGGCCCGGCAGGACCTGATTTATATCCGGCTCAATCAGCCGGCGAGGGCTGAAGACCAGCAAAGGTATATCGATTCCCTGAAAATTGTCCTCGATACCTTGACGGCCCAGAGTTCTCAATATGTGGTGCAGAACGAGTTCGATCGGATATATACTAGAAACGGGGCGGCCGAATTCAATGCCGAAACCGGGTATGACCGGACCAAATATTATGTTTCTTTGCCTTCGAATCGAGTTGAATTGTGGTTCGCGATGGAGTCGGACCGGTTAAAACATCCGGCCTTCCGGGAATTTTTCCCGGAGCGCGATGTGGTCAGCGAAGAGCGCCGGCTCTCGGTGGAAAACAATCCCGGCAGTAAACTATATGAGCAGTTAATCGGGACCGCTTTTATTGCCCATCCGTATCAGGTCTATTGGGAATGGCAATCGGAAGAAAACAATCTGACACGGAGCGATCTGAACAACTTTTTCAAAACCTATTACATCCCGCAACGGATGACGATTGCGGTGGTCGGCGATGTTAAACTGGAGGAAGTCAAAAAACTCGCCGAGAAATATTTCGGCGACATTCCGGCCGGCAAACAACCGGAGCCGATCTATACGGTGGAACCTCCCCAGCCGGGGGAAAGGCGGGTCGATGCCGAACTTGACGGTTCGCCCACCATTTATATCGCCTATCATGCGGTCGCCTTCAATTCCTCGGAACAGGCCCCGTTCCAGGTGATCGGGCGGCTTCTCGGCGACGGACGGACATCGCGGCTTTACAAGGCCCTCGTGATTGATAATCCGCTCTGCCTCGATATTTCGGTCGGGGCCTTCCCCGGCGGCGAACTGGGTGATGACGCTCCCGATATTTTCGTGATTTATGCCTATCCCAAGGAAGGAGTGACGCTTGCCGCGGTTGAAAAAGGGGTTTACGATGAATTGGCGAAACTCGACAGCACCCCGGTTTCCGATCATGAACTGCAGAAAATAAAGAATCGTCTCGACGCCGAGTTCATCTGGGGATTTTATTCCAACCTCGGGCTGGCCGACCGGCTGGCCACGGCCCAGAATCAGGCCCATGACTGGCACTATCTTCTCAAAATGCGAAACAATCTCAAGGCGGTAACCGCCGCCGATATCATGACCGTAGCGAAAAAATATTTCACCTCTGAGAATCGAACGGTCGCGACCCTCATTCCCAAGGTTGCAGGAGGTGCCGAATGA
- the arsC gene encoding Protein ArsC, producing MKTILFICGGNSCRSQMAEGFARFLGGDRFKIRSAGIFPVGVHPMAIWAMTEIGIDISDHACTMLNKDIIAESDYIVTLCREARDDCPPLPPEVKHIHWDIENPDKAYVSEEARQAGFARVRDEIKRRIEQLLIQIDKGEI from the coding sequence ATGAAAACTATCCTTTTCATCTGCGGCGGGAACTCCTGCCGCAGTCAGATGGCGGAGGGTTTCGCCAGATTTCTGGGGGGTGACCGATTTAAAATCAGGTCGGCCGGAATTTTTCCGGTCGGCGTGCACCCGATGGCGATATGGGCCATGACAGAAATCGGCATCGATATTTCGGATCATGCATGCACCATGCTGAATAAAGATATTATCGCCGAGAGCGATTATATAGTCACGCTCTGCCGGGAGGCCCGCGATGACTGCCCGCCTCTTCCGCCGGAAGTGAAGCATATCCACTGGGACATTGAAAATCCGGATAAGGCCTATGTTTCCGAAGAGGCCCGGCAGGCCGGTTTCGCCCGGGTGCGCGATGAGATCAAAAGGCGCATCGAGCAACTTCTAATTCAAATAGATAAAGGAGAAATATGA